In Desulfovibrio sp. 86, the following proteins share a genomic window:
- a CDS encoding nine-heme cytochrome c, with the protein MRNGTSLLLLAAIALAGAACLTALGAGSANAAALEPTDSGAPSAIVMFPVGDKPNPKGAAMKPVVFNHLNHEKKIENCETCHHTGDPVACSTCHTVEGKAEGNFITLERAMHATKIAKRAKGNTPVSCVSCHEQQTKERRECAGCHAIVTPKRDSAWCATCHNVTPSMTPEQMQKGINGTLLPGDNEALAAETVLAQKPVTPVSPMLAPLKVVIDSLADKYEGSNFTHRRHLTSLIEGIKDDKLAQAFHNQPELLCATCHHRSPLSLTPPKCGSCHAKEIDKVNPGRPNLMAAYHLQCMGCHKGMNVARPRDTDCTTCHKAAPKSAD; encoded by the coding sequence ATGAGGAACGGCACATCACTGCTTCTGCTGGCGGCTATCGCCCTGGCTGGCGCGGCGTGTCTTACGGCGCTGGGAGCTGGTTCGGCAAATGCCGCAGCTCTGGAGCCAACAGACAGCGGCGCGCCATCGGCCATAGTCATGTTTCCGGTCGGCGACAAGCCCAATCCCAAGGGCGCGGCCATGAAACCTGTGGTTTTCAATCACCTTAATCACGAAAAAAAGATTGAAAACTGCGAGACCTGTCACCACACGGGCGACCCGGTGGCCTGTAGCACCTGTCACACCGTGGAAGGCAAGGCCGAGGGCAATTTCATCACCCTTGAGCGGGCCATGCACGCCACCAAGATCGCCAAGCGCGCCAAGGGCAACACTCCCGTCAGCTGCGTGAGCTGTCACGAACAGCAAACCAAGGAAAGGCGCGAATGCGCGGGCTGTCATGCCATTGTCACGCCCAAGCGCGATTCGGCGTGGTGCGCCACATGCCACAATGTTACGCCGTCCATGACGCCGGAACAAATGCAGAAGGGCATTAACGGAACCCTTTTGCCCGGCGACAATGAAGCTCTGGCAGCCGAAACCGTGCTGGCCCAGAAGCCCGTTACGCCTGTTTCTCCCATGCTGGCCCCCCTCAAGGTGGTCATCGACTCTCTGGCCGACAAGTACGAGGGAAGCAACTTCACCCATCGCCGTCACCTGACCTCCCTCATTGAGGGAATCAAGGACGACAAGCTGGCCCAGGCTTTCCACAATCAGCCTGAGCTTCTGTGCGCGACCTGCCACCACAGAAGCCCGCTCTCTCTCACGCCGCCCAAGTGCGGCAGTTGCCATGCCAAGGAAATCGACAAAGTCAATCCTGGCCGTCCCAACCTCATGGCCGCCTACCATCTGCAGTGCATGGGTTGCCATAAGGGTATGAACGTCGCGCGTCCCAGAGATACCGACTGCACCACCTGCCATAAGGCCGCGCCCAAGAGCGCCGACTAG
- the hmcB gene encoding sulfate respiration complex iron-sulfur protein HmcB, with the protein MKRRTFLTILGSAGVVSALGTAKVAQAGPHTFPYYADSYGVLHDTTRCIGCRKCEEACNKVNHLPKPKKPFSDLTVCDTTRRTSEYQWTVVNKYKVNGKDVFRKLQCFHCNDPACASACFAKCFTKHPNGAVHYDGSQCVGCRYCMIACPFYVPGFQYDEAFDPLVQKCTFCEPLLQEGKLPGCVQACPKDALTFGRRSDLLRVARARMADSPGKYVNYIYGETDAGGTAWMVLSPAVGQAAAAIPTDDAPLAGEELKQLGLNTHLGNRPMGELTYGALGAVPMIVAFWPVLFGGAYAISKRREAMYKAEKDDKIKEAHEDVAAAVDAAVRKIEETQGPGAADTARRAMTEALKARETECKCHGEDK; encoded by the coding sequence ATGAAACGCAGAACATTTCTGACCATTCTGGGAAGCGCGGGCGTGGTCTCGGCCCTTGGCACCGCCAAGGTAGCCCAGGCTGGCCCCCACACTTTCCCATATTATGCTGACAGTTACGGAGTGCTGCACGACACTACCCGCTGCATCGGCTGCCGCAAGTGCGAAGAGGCCTGCAACAAGGTCAACCACCTGCCCAAGCCCAAAAAGCCCTTCAGCGACCTCACAGTGTGCGACACCACTCGCCGTACCAGTGAATACCAATGGACCGTGGTGAACAAGTACAAGGTCAACGGCAAGGACGTGTTCCGCAAGTTGCAGTGCTTCCACTGCAACGACCCGGCCTGCGCCTCGGCCTGCTTTGCCAAGTGCTTCACCAAGCACCCCAACGGCGCGGTGCATTACGACGGCTCGCAGTGCGTGGGCTGCCGCTATTGCATGATCGCCTGCCCCTTCTACGTGCCCGGCTTCCAGTACGACGAAGCCTTTGACCCCCTGGTGCAAAAATGCACCTTCTGTGAGCCTTTGCTCCAGGAAGGCAAGCTCCCCGGCTGTGTGCAGGCCTGTCCCAAGGACGCCCTCACCTTCGGCCGCCGCAGTGACCTCCTCCGCGTGGCCCGTGCCCGCATGGCCGACAGCCCCGGCAAGTACGTCAACTACATCTACGGTGAAACCGACGCCGGCGGCACCGCATGGATGGTTCTGAGCCCCGCAGTGGGCCAGGCCGCTGCCGCCATTCCGACGGACGACGCGCCGCTGGCTGGCGAAGAACTGAAACAGCTTGGCCTCAACACCCACCTCGGCAACCGCCCCATGGGTGAACTGACCTACGGCGCGCTGGGCGCGGTGCCAATGATCGTGGCCTTCTGGCCTGTGCTCTTCGGCGGTGCGTATGCCATCAGCAAGCGCCGCGAAGCCATGTACAAGGCTGAAAAGGACGATAAGATCAAGGAAGCCCACGAAGACGTGGCTGCCGCCGTTGACGCCGCTGTGCGCAAGATTGAGGAAACCCAGGGGCCGGGTGCTGCCGACACGGCTCGCCGCGCCATGACCGAGGCCCTCAAGGCCCGGGAAACGGAGTGCAAGTGTCACGGGGAGGATAAGTAA